In the genome of Pusillimonas sp. T7-7, the window CCACGGGTTTTCAAGGCTTTGAGCACGGCGCTTTGGCGTGGATTGGCTACCGTCAGAATGACGCCGTCCAGTTGGTGGTCGATCAGGCGCTGCACGGCAGCGGTTTCCAGCGCCGGATCGTAATGAGTAACCGTCATCATGACGCTGTAGCCTGATTCGCGGGCCCGCATTTCCGCGCCTTCGAAACAGTCGGCAAAAACAGGATTGGAAAGCGTGGGCAGAACCAGGCCCAGTGTTCGGGTATTGCCCGAGCGCAAGCTGCTGCCGAGGCGGTTGGGACGGAAGCCGTGCTGTTTCGCCACTGCCATGATGCGCGCCAGGGTTTTGGCCTGTACAAGTGCAGGGCGATTGAAAGCGCGCGATACGGTTGCCGGAGACACGGCGGCCTGTTTGGCGATTTCTATCAGCGAAATGGGGGCGCTGCGCCGCTTATTGTCCAACGTTTCTCCAGCCGGTGTCAGTTCGATGAAAACGTTTTCATATTAAACAATAACTATTGCGTGCTTATTACAGTGTTTACCCGAAGTGAGGAGGGGCCCGCAAGATCGGCAAAGTGCTTGGGTGGCAATATGGGCCTGTCATGATGCGTTGCCTCAACGTAAATATGGCCCCGTAAGAGGGGCCATATTTCATTTGAAGCAGCCTGCTTCAGATTCAGACAGCAACGGTTTCAGTGACGGCTTCTTCCTTGCAACTGGCGGCATTCCGATTAACCGCGCTAAGAATGGCGAGGAAGGAGGCGGTCACGATATCGCCATGTATGCCTACGCCGAATCCGGTGGGCGATTCGCCTACTCGCAGCTCTACATAGCTTGCTGCGCGTGTGTCAGTGCCAGTGCCTATGGCGTGCTCGTGGTAGTCCATGACGCGTATGTTCATATCCAGCGCATTCACAAAGGCTGAGATGGCGCCATCGCCACGGCCCACCAGGTTGCGGACCACGCCATTTTCTTCAAGCTCGACTTCGATCATGAACTGCTCGCCGTTTGCCGCTTTAGGGTCGCCCGTAATGCGGTGGCGCACCAGCTTCCAGGGCTGTTCCTGCTGCAGATATTCGGTGGAAAACAGCTCGTAAACCTGGCTGGTAGTGACTTCGGCGCCGGTTTCGTCCGTTACGCGCTGGATGGCACGGCTGAATTCGATTTGCAGGCGGCGCGGCAAAACCAGGCCATGTTCGGATTCGAGCAGGTAGGAAACGCCGCCCTTGCCCGACTGGCTGTTTACGCGAATAACCGCATCGTAGCTGCGCCCGAGGTCGGCCGGGTCGATAGGCAGATAGGGAACTTCCCACAGCGCATCGGCTTGCTGGCGTGCCAAGCCCTTCTTGATGGCATCCTGGTGCGAGCCCGAAAAAGCGGTGAACACCAGGTCGCCGGCATAAGGATGGCGTGGATGTACAGGCAACTGATTGCAATACTCTACACAGCGGCGCACTTCGTCGATGTCGGAGAAGTCCAGCCCGGGGTGTATGCCCTGTGTATACAGGTTCAGGGCCAGGGTGACCAAGTCGACGTTGCCGGTGCGCTCGCCATTGCCGAACAGGCAGCCTTCGATGCGGTCGGCGCCGGCCATGACGGCCAGTTCGGCCGCTGCAACGGCAGTGCCGCGGTCGTTATGGGGATGCACGCTGAGCACGATGCAGTCGCGCTGCTTCAGATTGTTGTGCATCCACTCAATCTGGTCGGCATACATATTGGGCGTTGTCGCTTCTATGGTGGCCGGCAAGTTGTAGATGATTTTGGATTCGGGGGTGGGCTGCCAGACTTCGGTGACGGCGTTGCAGACTTCCAGGGCGAACTCGGGCTCGGTCGTGCTGAAGACTTCTGGCGAATACTCATAGCGCCACGATGTTTCGGGGTGCCTGGATGTGTATTCCTTGACCAGGCGCGTTCCCGTCAGGGCGATTTCCCGGACTTCATCCTTGCTCATGTTGAAAACGATTTTGCGAAATGCCGGGGCGCAGGCGTTGTACAGGTGAATGATGGCCTGCTTGGCGCCGGCTGCCGACTCCACCGTGCGCTGAATCAGATCTTCACGCGATTGTGTCAGGGCAATAATGGTGACATCGTCGGGTATGCGGTTTTCGTCTACCAGCTTGCGGACGAAATCGAAGTCGGTTTGCGATGCAGAAGGAAAACCGACTTCGATTTCTTTAAAGCCGATTTTAATCAGTTGCTCAAAGAAGCGAAGCTTGCGCTCGACGCTCATGGGTTCGATCAGTGATTGATTGCCGTCGCGCAGGTCGGTGCTCATCCAGATGGGAGGATGGGTAATGCGTTTGCTCGGCCAGGTCCGTTCGGAAAAGTCGCGGTTAAAGGCAACAAATGGACGGTATTTGTCGGAGGGATTCGAAATCATGGGACACCTGTTTTATAACTTGACTGTGCAGTTTGCCATCATCGGGCGGTTGCCAAACACTTGGAGCGAATAAGGGATGATGGAAAAAGGGGTGTGGCGAAAGCCGGCTGCCGAACTGCCACGGACGCTAGGCCCGGCAACCGATCGGTAGTAGTAGCGATAGTGCTAGCTGGGGACGGGGAGCAAGATGCAGGAAACTGCACTGAGCACGCAACGCAAAGCCCGCAGCGAAACTGCGGGAAGTAGCGTTAGAGGAAACGTGTTCGGCTTGCATACCCATAGTCAAACATATTTTTATAGACTTGGCAAGTTTTTGGAGCTGCTGGGCAAGGGTTCGGCCAGGCCAAGCAAAGCCGTGTGCCGGCGGGCCAGGGCGATTTTCCAGGCTCGTCCGCTGCGTAGCTCGGCGTAGGCGCGTTGCAAATCGCCAACGGTGATGGGGTCGCGGCGGTCTTGCCAAGTCCAGCGCAGGACTTCACATGCGGGCTCGGACAACTGGTTGGCCAGCAATGACACCGTTTCTTCCTTGACCAGCTTACTGCGCACGCTGCGTTGCATGCTGCGCACAAAGCTATACAGAAAATAGGCAATAATAAGTGTGCACAGCGCCACCACGGCCCACCAGAAAAACGGGTTGTACTGGTTCAGCAGGGCAAGGCCCCGCACCCCTAAAACGTGCAGGCCGCTGTAGTCGATGTTATGTCCGAATGCCACCACTCGCATGAGCAGGTCATACCAGATCAGTGCAACCACGATGACCACTACAATGCAGATGATTTTTTGCACGGCGGTGAGTTGCAGTAGTGTATTGCGCAGCAGGCTGCGATCTTGGCTGCTAGGCTGTTGTGTCAGAGAATCAGGTTTCATACAAAGTATTTTAACTATGCAATCGCGTCAGTCCCTAGAGCTTCGCCAACATCAGCAATTGGCTTTGACCCCCCAACTGCAGCAATCGATTCGATTTTTGCAGTTGTCGACGCACGAGCTGGAACAGGAGGTGGCGCAGGCATTGCAAGATAACCCGCTGCTTGAACGTGAGGAAGAGTATGACACCGATGCTGGCGATGCGGTAGTCGATCACGCACAAGCACTGGAAGAGCGCTGGACGGTGTTGGGTTTATCCAACCGCTCTTCCAACAACAACGCCGATGACGAACCGCAACGCCCCGAGGCGGCCTTGATGGAAACCCTGCAGGAGCATTTGCAGGAACAATTGCGCCTGACGCGCGCGCAGCCACGCGACTGCGCCCTGGTGTCTTTGCTGATCGATGAGCTGGACGAAAACGGCTATTTGCCCACCAGCCTGGATGACATTCTGACTTTCCTGCCGCCCGAGCTGGTGGTGGACCCAGATGAGTTGTATGCGGCACTACGGCTCTTGCAGTCATTCGATCCGCCGGGCGTGGGGGCGCGTTCTCTGGCGGAATGCCTTTGTTTGCAGTTGAATCATTTGCAGGCGCTGGCCGACACCGCAGCATTGCCCCACGATGTGCTGGCTCTGGCCCGACGGATTGCTGTCGACCATTTGGCCTTGCTGGCCACGGGCAACCTGAATCGGCTGCGTGATGCCTTGGCCTGCGACCACGAGTTGTTGCTGTCGGCACATGCCTTGTTGCTGCAGCTGGAGCCCAAACCGGCAAAAGATTGGGCCACCTCGACTGCTGACTACATCACCCCCGATGTACTGGTACGCAAAATGGGTGGCGTATGGATGGTCACGGTCAACCCGGCCATCATGCCGCGCCTGCGCATCAACAGGGTTTATGAAAGCCTGTTGAGCACCTCCCCCCCAGCGCCCGCCATGCAAACACAGCTGCAGCAGGCGCATGGCCTGATCAAAAGCGTGAACCAGCGCTTCGTGACCATACAACGGGTGATGCAGGCCATCGTAGACCGGCAAAAAGACTTTTTTGAGCAGGGACACAGCGGGCTGCGCCCCATGCAACTGCGCGACATCGCCCAGGAACTGGAGCTGCATGAATCCACCATATCGCGCGCAACCAAGCAAAAGTACGCACAAACGCCCTGGGGCGTCATTGAACTGAAGCGTTTCTTTTCCAGCGCACTGCAAACTGACGATGGCCAGAGCACCACGGCATCCGCGGTGCAGGTGCTGATTCAGAAGTTGGTGGGTCAAGAATCGGGTAAGAAGCCGTTGTCGGATAGTCAGATTGCTGCCCAATTGGCGGATCAAGGTGTCGTCATCGCGCGCCGAACAGTAGCCAAATATCGTGAAGCTGCCGGCATCGAGCCGGCTATTATCCGCAAGGCACGTGCTGCGCTTGAAGCGCGTTGACCTTGCGAGTCCGGCTTGGGCTACTGTTGCTGAGCACGCTATGGCAGTAAAGCGACAAAAGTACAAAAACACGATTGCTTTATTGCTGCAATTGGATGATAATTATTCTCATGTTTATTTGTATCTGTAATGCCATCACAGAGCGCCAGGTCCAGGCAGCGGTTGCCCAAGGTGCGTCCAGTCTGACCGATCTCCAAGGCCAGCTGGGTGTGGCTTCGTGCTGCGGTTGCTGCGCTGAAACGGCCTTGGAATATTTGCCGGGTGGCCGTTATGCGGGCCAGGCTATCGTGCCTCATCATGGCGGAACACGGGTCGCCGACGCTGCCAACGATCCCGCGACGCCCATGGTCGAAGTGGCGATTCGTCGCGCTTGACCTTAAAAATTACTTCTTGTAACAAAATAGCCAGGCCATAGCCTGGCTATTTTTTGCATGCGGCTCCAGCGGTATTTTTTGGCAAAATACCTCATTAAATCAAGTCTTTCCAAAATCATCAGCCCGTCAGGTCTGGCCTTGCGCTCATTCATCCTGAAACCGCAGTTATAAGCCAATTCATTCTTATTCTCAGCCCCTATCCCAGCTGGATGCCTGAAGCTGTTCCAGGCTGCCGGACTGCGGGCTGTAATTGCCATCAGGCCGTGTTAGCCTTGAAATCCTAGGGAACCTTTGAACAAGTCTTCATAGGTATTCGTTGCGTCTTCAAGCGCGACGAGCGGCGTCGAAGCGGCGCTCGTTTTACTAATTCAGTTTCAGGAGTATGGACATGAAAGGCGACACTACCGTCATCAAGCATTTGAATGCGCAATTAAAAAACGAACTCACCGCCATCAACCAGTA includes:
- a CDS encoding (2Fe-2S)-binding protein, coding for MFICICNAITERQVQAAVAQGASSLTDLQGQLGVASCCGCCAETALEYLPGGRYAGQAIVPHHGGTRVADAANDPATPMVEVAIRRA
- the leuA gene encoding 2-isopropylmalate synthase — its product is MISNPSDKYRPFVAFNRDFSERTWPSKRITHPPIWMSTDLRDGNQSLIEPMSVERKLRFFEQLIKIGFKEIEVGFPSASQTDFDFVRKLVDENRIPDDVTIIALTQSREDLIQRTVESAAGAKQAIIHLYNACAPAFRKIVFNMSKDEVREIALTGTRLVKEYTSRHPETSWRYEYSPEVFSTTEPEFALEVCNAVTEVWQPTPESKIIYNLPATIEATTPNMYADQIEWMHNNLKQRDCIVLSVHPHNDRGTAVAAAELAVMAGADRIEGCLFGNGERTGNVDLVTLALNLYTQGIHPGLDFSDIDEVRRCVEYCNQLPVHPRHPYAGDLVFTAFSGSHQDAIKKGLARQQADALWEVPYLPIDPADLGRSYDAVIRVNSQSGKGGVSYLLESEHGLVLPRRLQIEFSRAIQRVTDETGAEVTTSQVYELFSTEYLQQEQPWKLVRHRITGDPKAANGEQFMIEVELEENGVVRNLVGRGDGAISAFVNALDMNIRVMDYHEHAIGTGTDTRAASYVELRVGESPTGFGVGIHGDIVTASFLAILSAVNRNAASCKEEAVTETVAV
- the rpoN gene encoding RNA polymerase factor sigma-54 — its product is MQSRQSLELRQHQQLALTPQLQQSIRFLQLSTHELEQEVAQALQDNPLLEREEEYDTDAGDAVVDHAQALEERWTVLGLSNRSSNNNADDEPQRPEAALMETLQEHLQEQLRLTRAQPRDCALVSLLIDELDENGYLPTSLDDILTFLPPELVVDPDELYAALRLLQSFDPPGVGARSLAECLCLQLNHLQALADTAALPHDVLALARRIAVDHLALLATGNLNRLRDALACDHELLLSAHALLLQLEPKPAKDWATSTADYITPDVLVRKMGGVWMVTVNPAIMPRLRINRVYESLLSTSPPAPAMQTQLQQAHGLIKSVNQRFVTIQRVMQAIVDRQKDFFEQGHSGLRPMQLRDIAQELELHESTISRATKQKYAQTPWGVIELKRFFSSALQTDDGQSTTASAVQVLIQKLVGQESGKKPLSDSQIAAQLADQGVVIARRTVAKYREAAGIEPAIIRKARAALEAR